AATTAAACCTCCTCTAAACTTTAATTTACCACATAATCTCCTTGCCAACATATCAATCTATGAAATTAGAGGTcttaacaaaaattttgaagccaaacaattgtccaaaaaaccTCTATCAGTTCTGTTTTCACACGGTCAGCAGAGGATCAGAAACTGTCTTCCAAAAACCAAGACGAATCAGCCATGAAAGTTCTTTAAATCTCAACTAAACTTCCAATCCTAACTCAGCCAACTCAAGTACAACATGTCTAGAAGGTCTCACCGCAATTTGGAAGCCAAATGAGCTCTGAAAACCGATGCAAGAAGGCTCTCTCTCAAACCGAGTCAGATTCTGCCTCGTCCggacctttgtccattcaaacAGACCTACAGGAAAAACTACTGGGCCAAATCGATCTTATAATATGTCCCTGGAAAGATAAGACGATAAGCTTTCAAATGGATGTGGTCTTACCTCAATCTGAAGTTGGACGAAGAAGATATGGCCGAAACAGTAAGGCTGTCGGAACAGGGCAGCAAGCTGGGCAAGAGAGAAGAAAGGGTTTGAAGGgaaaaacaatgaaaatgggaggtagaaggagaagatggctgaagaaatgaagagaggagagagagagagtggtctTCCTTAATCCCTCTTGGTCAATGGTCAATTGGTCAAAAGGTGAATACACTAATAATTGGTGCCAAAGAATATTTCTTATGATGACACTTGGCATTTCTCCATGATTATCCATGCAAAACGACCATAACACCCCCCATAATTTCGCCACCACGTGCTGAAATTgtaaatgaccaaattgcccttcaTCCTTCCTTAATATCAAATTATACTTCCgtggggcaaaatggtaatttcgcATTGACAGTCCAAATTTTTTGCCTTTCCAATAGAAATTACCCTCGATGAGGTGACGTCCAATTCATTTCAATTGTTGGCATTCTTCATTGTCGGATATCCGATTTCGAGATCTCATTCCATCATTAGCCTTGAAGAGAGTcgaaattcggaatgtcacataTAGTCTACCTTAAAGGTCATTATATAGTTTTCATACTAAATGCTTGGTAGAATATGTTTGTCGAAGCATTCATAACGGCCATTCAATTTTTAATAGCAGTTTACAGTTAGTATCCTATTGGAAGAGAGAGAACTTTCTGTTACCATGAAAGACGAAATTATCACCTTGTTTCCGCAAACACAAACACAACGGTTAAAAAACTGCACCAATGAATAACATACCATTAGTGAGTCAAAGTTTAGTACAAGATTGCACaatggaattcaatcaacatcaGTTTAGTTGAAAAGAAGGGTCTTACAGCTTGCTGCAGCACCAACGATTGTCAATCTTAAGAAGAATTGATGTAGAGGCGAATTGATTGCTGAAAATAGCTCTTATCAgcccaaaatattttccggatCAAAGGGAAAAGGTATATTCAGTCATTTTCTCTCCATGACAACCCATAACAAGTTTCGGTTTTGACAATTCTAGGAACAAGACACAAGTCAGTCACCTAAATCTCCTAATTTTAGGAACAAGACACAACTCACATCTTTGACTATCTTTGCCAATTAGATGATACATACCTTATCCATCTTTGTTGAACCTCGGGCAGTGCAATACCACGAGTTTACAAGATTCTGGCACACCCAACACGCGCTCCAGTGATTCACAACTGAAGAGTTTCAATCGTTTCAGATTTCTTAAATTAGACAGATCTAAGCTTTTGATGGAATTGCAGTCCTTGATACGCAACACCTGCAATGATTTCAGTTCTCCCAAATCCTGAATCTCAGCCAGCTGAGGCAATCGTTGCATGGTCAAACGCTGGATCTCCTTCAGACAAGGCAGAACGGTCAGCGTCTTGAGCAATGGACGATCGAGCATCCTCAATTCGTTGAATTGCCGTTGCTTTCCAAGCGACACCTCTCTGAGCCAATATCCACCAATAGACAGCGATGACAAATTCTTCAAGTTGGAAAAGAGTGACCAATCTATCGCTGACTGGACATCTTCTAACGTCAAAGTTCGAAGGCTGGATGGAAGCCTAGTAAGAGGTCGAAAGTAAGCATAACGTACGTGGAGGAATTGTATCTGAGAGAGGGAACTGAAATCGGTTGGAGGCAAGGTGATATTTCCAACGCGCAGGGTCAAAGACCTCAGAGCTTGTAGTCTCACAAGCCAATCTATGTTGTTGGGTTCTTGAACTGGTGTTCCATCTATATGGAGATGAACCAAATTGGTTAGGTTTGAGAAGTCGGGGATTGTGGTCAGCGAGTTTGATGAAATGGACAACGACGTAAGACTCTTAGGAAGTTCTGGCAGCTGTTGAATTGAACGACACTCCCATAAAGAAAGTGTGTCTAGATTTGTAAGTTGATTGATGGTTCCCGGCAATCCACTAAATTTGCCACCCGATAAGTCTAGAATTTTCAACGAGGATAGTGCCCCAATCTCACTTGGAATTTCCCTCTCCAGAGCAAACGGAGCCCGCAACTCTACCAGATTTTCCAACATTCCTATGGTTTTCGGAAGTTCTCTTATGCGGCTAAAAGTCAGACATAGTAACTTCAACTTTTTCAGATTTCCAATACAATCGGGTAATTTCCTGATTATTGAATGCCTCAAATCCAACTCGACCAATGATTGGAGCCTCCCAATCGAGTCTGGTAGCTTTTCTAAACTGTCACATGGAAGCACAAAAATTCTCAACCTTTCTAGGTTTCCAATGGAATTGGGTAATTCTCTAATTCTCGTATTAAAGACATCCAGTTTAAGTAGTGACTTCAATTGTCCAATAGAGTCGGGAAGCTCTCCAAGTTGTTTGCATTGCAAGATTAGATGCTTCAGCTTCACCAAATTACCAATCGAGTAAGGCAACACTGAGAGTCTCCGAGAATCTATTCTCAGCTCCGTCAAAGATTTTAGACCGCCGATGGACTCTGGTATTGACTCAATAGCTTCACACTCTATTTCTAGGTAATCAAGATGTTGTAGATTGCCGATGGACTCATCAATCTCTCTTAGCTGAGAGCATCtaagaatcaatctctccagTCCCAAGATTGCGGAGAACTCGGGTGTCTTTGTAAGGGATGGACAATCCATGAGTTGTAGGACTTTCAACTGTTCTGATACCTATATAGCAATTGAGTTGAAactcagaaaaaagaaagagtaaaaaaGTAAAGCAAAAGTGCGTCGTGAGATCATACCATGATTTGACGCCATCCTCCCCAGTCTTCAGTAATGTTACTCCTTGAAAGCTTGAGAACCGCTAGGTTCTCCAACCCAAAGTTTGTAGCTTGAAATTCGAAAGGGCAATTGCTCCAAGAGAGCCATCTTAActctgagaaaatatttttaaagtctCCTTCGAAGTTTCCATGGTCCAATTGAAGGAACGTAAGGTTGACCATCGTCTCAAATTCCTCGTGTTTAAATATGTGCGCCGCATGAGGTTCAGGTGTGCCAAGATTGAGTGCTACTACGTTTTCATTTCCCTGGAAGATAAAAGCAACAACCAATGAGTGCCCGTGTCAATTTGACTTGAAATTAGATTTAAAAGGTAGTGACACTAATGGATGGactggaaaaaattaaaagagaaaaagattaCCCTTTTTCTTCGCACTGCACGGAAGGCATCCCTGGGACGCCACAATCTGCTATCCATTAGATGGGTTTTGCGGCTTTCTAGTTGGACGATATCCCTTCCAAGATCTCTAAGTTGGTCGTGCATGCATAATTTATTATGGTCGATCTTTATCAGAGACTTATATGTGAGCATCTTGACATCGATTTCGGAAGCATACTCATAAACCGCGTCCCAATATTTAATTGCTGTTGTTTTCTCTTGATTAATGAAGAGACATGCTATatcaagataaatttgttgTTGATTGGGCTCCAATGCTTCGTAACTTATCATCAACTTGTTCTTGACTTCTAGATTCATCACCTTCTTTAACTTGTGTAAAACTTTTTCCCATGTACTTGGGTTGTCTCCACGGAGTCCGGAACCTACCACATCAAGAGCCAACGGAAGTCCTCCAAGTGCATCGATTAGCTTATCGGTAATGTCCAAGTAATCAGGTGGAGGCTTGGCACGTCCCAAGGCACGTTcacaaaaaagttgaagagcatCAACCCGATTCATCTCCGGCATAGGGTAGAATGAAAAATGTCCATCATCTGAGGCTGGGTCATTGTCATCTTCGCCTTTCTTTACCAAGGATTCAACATTCCTTGTTGTCACGATGATTCTACTACCCCCACCAAACCAGTCAGGCTCGCCAGCAAGTCTCATGATTTGGTACCGGTTGTCGACGTCATCAAGAACAATCAAAACTTTCCCCCTATGTAACTTCATCTTGATCATATTAGCCCCGTCATCAACGAAGGAGATGTTTGGGCAACTGTGGTTGAGAACATCGGACAACAATTTCATTTgcaaatctattatattttgagtccgAACATCTTTAAGAAAGCAGCAACCATCCTGAAATTCAGGGGAGATTTTCCTGAAGATAGCCTCGGCCAGTGTCGTCTTTCCGATGCCACCCATACCATGAATCACGATATACCGTACATCAACAGCTCCTAGATCTAACCGCTTCATAATCTCATCCATCCGATCCTTGATTCCCACCAAATGATTAGGCACGTCCGGGGGTCTTGTCCGTAACAAACTAAAAACCTCTTCCACCATGAGCTTCGTAAGTTTATGCAGGCTGCCAAATACATAAGATACAATCACCTAACATTGAAAAACCACATATATGGAAATCGCACACGCATTACGTGGCACTAGAAGGttatcaacatattcaaagtaATTTGCTTTGAAAGCAACCAACATAAAAAAAGTGATCATCAAGCTGTGAGCTGTTTGAAAACCCAAATagcagaaaatcatttttttattttcacgaTTGAAAACTACTGTTATCATGACAGAGGGTCTAATTGGCCTTCGACTAGAAGTCGCTCCTGCATATTTTCACCTAATTACGGCTGCACGCAGTtgggtttgaaattttcattctttaaagTAACAAGCAATCGAAACCGTCAATAAGAAAATAAAGTCAATGGAGAAGTAGACAATACCCGTGATCTTTTAGGTTCCTTCCTCTAATTCTGGCAACCTCTCTCAAAGCCTTCTTCCACTTCTTTGCTAAACCCTTCCCGGACTCGCTCTTGTGCTTCCGGAGGGCTTCTCGATATAAGTTAGTCTTAAGCTTGACGTCATCTACGTCCACGTCGTAGAAGATAGGGAGGATCACTTTTTGGTCATTACCTCTCGACAACTCCACTATGTGTGCCAGCTCACGGAGGCACCACTTGCTTGAAGCGTAGTCTTTAGAGAAAATCGGGATGTAAATCCTGGACTCATTGATCGCTTGCAAGAGGCCGCCTCTGATCTCTTTGCCAAATCGGAGCTCCTCGTTGTCTTTGAAAGCACGGATTCCCACGCGGATCATGTCATTGTAGAGACAATCAGCGATGGTTAAGCGGGTATCAGGCCCTCGGAAGCTCAGGAACACCTCGTAGCCCCTCCCCAATCCATCATCATGGCTACTGCTCGCCGGGGCTGCCGTTTCCGCCTCTCttccctccctctttctcttcATTCCGGAAGGACAACAGAGGCGATGAGATCTCTGGATTGAGTCCACCAAGTGACTGGAGAAGTCTTGAGTTTGATCCTTGTGACAACTTGACAAAGAAAGCGACAGAGTGAGATCGCTCGCTTACTCCCGCTGTGTTCGGCTGGAAGTCACCTGCAGCCTTCCTTCATAAGTGAAAAAAGACCATTCAGACTTGCACAAAATAGGAGGCTAAGTTGAGGAATTAATTGATCAAAGTCTTCGAAGCGGTGGAGGTTGTCtagaaaatatattatatgACAGAAAGTTAGATGGTGTAGGTATTGGACAACTTTCTATACTTTCCACTTACCATTACTATCTCACGGCTACTGCTTGTCGGAGCTACCGTCTCCATCTCTTTCCCCTCGCTCTTTCTCTTCGTTCTGTGAGGAGAATGGAGAGATTGATCTCTGGATTGAGTCCACCAAGTGACTGGAGAAGTCTTGAGTCTGATCCTTATAACAACTTGACTAAGAAAGCGACAGATTGAGATCGCTCGCTCACTTTCGCTGCGTTTGCCTGGAAGTCACCTGTGGCCTTCCTTCACAAATTGCTTACTTTCGCTGCGTTTGCCTAGAAGTCACCTGCGGCCTTCCTTCACAAATAGGAGGCTAAGCTGAGGAAATAATTGATCAAAGTCTTGGAATGGGAGGGAGGTTGTCTTGGAGACAATACTTTTTCCACATGCTATTACTTTGTCATCATGTTCCACTTGCCTGGAAGTTACCTGGGGCCTTCCTTCATAAGTGAAAAACTACCATTCAGACTCAGCACCGAAGAGGATGGTAAGTTTGAGGGAATAATTGGTCGAAGTCTTCGAAGACGAGAAGGTCGTCTCGGAAATATGTCATGTGATTGAATGTTGATTAGATGTTGGACGTACTCAACCCCCTCAGTGTATGCTCGACTAGTCATTACCTTTTCTATTATGCTCCAATCGCATGGAAGTCACCCGCGACCTTCCCtttcaaaaacaaacaaaccaacAGACAAACTAAGAGACGGAGACGGTAGTTTGTGATACTGTCAAGTTGGGTTTATCTCATTCTTCCTCATCTAGTAACTAGCTAGCATTTAGCAACCTGCTTGATATGGCAATTCAGACGGTCGGAATTCAAATCAATCCAAGAAGTAGAAGTCGGAGAAGTAAGCTCAATCTGGAAATCTTCTGAACAAGTAGGAAAACAAGGGTTATGATTGATGAAGAACCACATAGACAAGTTTTCTACCCTGATATCATGACACAAATACACTAAGTTATTGAGGAAGCAAACAACCGTTCTTCCACCAGATGAGACTACCATGTGAAGAGTTGGAACTTTGCACAGTTGTTATTTCCCGACGTTATTTGCCCGAGGATTTTTGGCGATCTTATGGGTCTTTTCGAGCGATAAGAGGTAAAAACTCATCTCGTTTCGTCACAATTCACGATCAGtgtttcttcttctccctttGTATTTCTCGATGGCTACTTAAGGCACTTCATTTAGTACGAACCAGAAGGGCTGGAGCTGTTGGAGTCGTGAACAGTAAAAGCAGATTATTGGcataagggaaaaattcaaaaaaaggcccgaagtcctcatgttttctcaaataagagccccaagtgaacattgtttcaaaaaaggccccgaagtcctcatattttctcaaataggggCCTCAAGTGAatactgtttcaaataagggcttgaaatgactttaaaatctcaaaaaagagcctgattcaagggtattttagtctttttacttatttaattttttcttttttattataatttttgttatcggtttccaaaaaaaaaaaaaagataggaagaagtttacgttcacgggcgggagggctgcccctcccgcctgtggccgCCGGCCCACCGCTAGTGGGGGGTCGGTGGGCGCAGcgaaggccggcggggtcgccggcgacccagCGGCCCCGCCAATCGGAGGGCGGGGCCTCGGCCCTCACCaaaaccgggagagggtcgggccctctcctgGACACAGGTGGTGGCGGTCCCCGCCCAAATCGgggtcgccggccgtcgcccggGCCCGGGCCAGGCGACCCCCCACCGGCCGACGGGCGACGGCCCGGCGACCCCCGATCCGGGCGAGGACCGCCGGCCTCACCCGAGATCcagggagagggcccgaccctctcccggttttAGCGAGGGCCGAGGCCCTCGCCTCGACCGGCGGGGGccgcggggtcgccggcgaccccaccGGCCTTCGCCGCgcccgccgaccccccaccggTGGGTGGGcggccacgggcgggaggggcGATCCTCCCGCCTgtgcatactttttttttttttataatcaagaaaaagaaaaaaataataaaaaaattaaaatgtgaaataacgaaaatacccttcaagccggacccttttttgaaacattataaccacttcgggccctcaaTTGAAATGTACTATAttacttcggacccttatttgaaatataattcactttgagcccttatttgaaaaatcaagaggacttgaggcccttttttgaatttttcccttggCATCACCTTGCATCAACGGGAAGTCCCGCGTCCGAAAGTCGAATCCCTCAAGGCTCATCCCGcgcaaaatgaataaaataggCAGAAGTTGTTATCGGCTAAGTTCGTAtataagaaattgcaattgaacgacgaacGACTAACCCGAAGCCAATGTAGATgagtatgcagaaagttgatccgagcccaacgtattgtcgttgtgtccttaagacaaaattcgcCCCCTCAATTAGTACCCGAGGAAATTGGACGATTGTCTCCCGGGATAGAACGGATCTCGTTCCTACGAAGTGGTACGTGTTCGGAGGATTCCACCGAACGcaattttgcagaaataatcgcagcaaatgaatgtaatgaaagagagcgaagagaaatgatgatgattttttgttttcggaAAAACCGCGAGTTATATATATagtcacaaacaattgaagagtcacgagtaaatcaaatagatgaagagTCACAAAAGTCACGAAACCGTACGATTTCGCCTATGAAGGATTACGAACCgaaacacctcctttcgaacaaacatATTCGTTCAAAGAAAAGTTCCCGAACAAACACATCCGTTCGGACGAAAGAAGTGTTTAGAAATTTCCAATAGTGTCTGTTCGAATTGTGTCCATTCGGTTTAAAAAGAAgtagagcaaaaaataaaataaataaaagacaaTGGAACGCGCGGACCCGGGCCcggcccgaaccgaaccgaaccgagcggagcgggcgggcggcggcggcgcgcgcgtgtgggtcgacctagctttgcgtaggtcctctcccttccacaaaagtggggtgccccttggggcccaaacccatttgtgaggttccaatatttaaacccatcttccatctactccttttcccatgtgggacgctccatccttcattctcattcacttattatgggatttcttgcaaccaaatcccaacaatcccccacatgaatgagatattcaaatattatgactcttcgtatatgcatgagatgcaatgtgcgattatttCACGAGAGAACGttgc
This sequence is a window from Rhodamnia argentea isolate NSW1041297 chromosome 3, ASM2092103v1, whole genome shotgun sequence. Protein-coding genes within it:
- the LOC115754375 gene encoding disease resistance protein RPV1-like; protein product: MKRKREGREAETAAPASSSHDDGLGRGYEVFLSFRGPDTRLTIADCLYNDMIRVGIRAFKDNEELRFGKEIRGGLLQAINESRIYIPIFSKDYASSKWCLRELAHIVELSRGNDQKVILPIFYDVDVDDVKLKTNLYREALRKHKSESGKGLAKKWKKALREVARIRGRNLKDHGLHKLTKLMVEEVFSLLRTRPPDVPNHLVGIKDRMDEIMKRLDLGAVDVRYIVIHGMGGIGKTTLAEAIFRKISPEFQDGCCFLKDVRTQNIIDLQMKLLSDVLNHSCPNISFVDDGANMIKMKLHRGKVLIVLDDVDNRYQIMRLAGEPDWFGGGSRIIVTTRNVESLVKKGEDDNDPASDDGHFSFYPMPEMNRVDALQLFCERALGRAKPPPDYLDITDKLIDALGGLPLALDVVGSGLRGDNPSTWEKVLHKLKKVMNLEVKNKLMISYEALEPNQQQIYLDIACLFINQEKTTAIKYWDAVYEYASEIDVKMLTYKSLIKIDHNKLCMHDQLRDLGRDIVQLESRKTHLMDSRLWRPRDAFRAVRRKRGNENVVALNLGTPEPHAAHIFKHEEFETMVNLTFLQLDHGNFEGDFKNIFSELRWLSWSNCPFEFQATNFGLENLAVLKLSRSNITEDWGGWRQIMVSEQLKVLQLMDCPSLTKTPEFSAILGLERLILRCSQLREIDESIGNLQHLDYLEIECEAIESIPESIGGLKSLTELRIDSRRLSVLPYSIGNLVKLKHLILQCKQLGELPDSIGQLKSLLKLDVFNTRIRELPNSIGNLERLRIFVLPCDSLEKLPDSIGRLQSLVELDLRHSIIRKLPDCIGNLKKLKLLCLTFSRIRELPKTIGMLENLVELRAPFALEREIPSEIGALSSLKILDLSGGKFSGLPGTINQLTNLDTLSLWECRSIQQLPELPKSLTSLSISSNSLTTIPDFSNLTNLVHLHIDGTPVQEPNNIDWLVRLQALRSLTLRVGNITLPPTDFSSLSQIQFLHVRYAYFRPLTRLPSSLRTLTLEDVQSAIDWSLFSNLKNLSSLSIGGYWLREVSLGKQRQFNELRMLDRPLLKTLTVLPCLKEIQRLTMQRLPQLAEIQDLGELKSLQVLRIKDCNSIKSLDLSNLRNLKRLKLFSCESLERVLGVPESCKLVVLHCPRFNKDG